One Setaria viridis chromosome 7, Setaria_viridis_v4.0, whole genome shotgun sequence genomic region harbors:
- the LOC117864553 gene encoding uncharacterized protein → MVAYCNKVCKLEDKFNGLELNHVVRRFNEATDELMKAASGRKPVPDSVFIRDQYKPSIRHKEPRGIGDAPSTPDSGVDPGEVDNAPPVLDSEADPSDPEELYKRSHTGILQLYIPIE, encoded by the exons ATGGTGGCGTACTGCAACAAAGTCtgcaagctcgaagacaagttcaaCGGACTGGAACTCAACCACGTTGTAAGACGTTTCAACGAGGCAACTGACGAGCTGATGAAGGCAGCATCCGGCCGAAAGCCCGTCCCCGACAGCGTCTTCATCCGCGACCAATACAAGCCCTCAATCCGCCACAAGGAACCGAGAGGGATCGGCGACGCGCCATCTACCCCGGACTCGGGAGTCGACCCGGGAGAGGTCGACAATGCGCCACCTGTCTTGGACTCGGAGGCTGATCCCTCTGACCCtgag gagctctacaagcggagccacacAGGCATCCTCCAGCTCTACATCCCGATCGAGTAG